Part of the Pseudomonas baltica genome is shown below.
CGGTGCAGGGTCAGCACCGCACCGGCCAGGCTGTCTTCCTCGGCGACCGGTGCGTCCAGCGGGGCGATATCGGCCAGATAGGCGTCACCGCAGACGTTCATCCGCAGCCCCTGAACCGCCGAGGCGTTGGCGCCAAGCAGGTCCGGCAAGTGCGCAGCATCGGTGTAGTGCGACAGCTCCAGGCCATGCAGTTGATCGACAGGCACTTCGAGCATTTGCACCGCAGCACGATTGGCGGCGACGATGGCACCGTCGCGATCGATGGACAGCACCGGGTCGCGCAGCGCGCCCAGCAGGGTGTCAAGTTCGGTACGCTGGCGCTCGCTGGGCATCAGGTGCACGCTACGCAAGCTGATCACACCCGCCACAGCCGATAACGCTGCAGATATCGCCTGCAAACCGTCGCGCGTCAGTTGCGGGCAGCGCAGGTACAGCACGTCGTTGTTATTGCCTGCGACTTCGGTACGCGACACCTGGATATCCTGCGCAATCAGCAGGTCGAGGATGTCGCGCAGAATGCCGATTCGATTCTGGCAATGAACCTTGATTCGCATGGCCAATCCTTATTGTCATGAGGCACGCATTGAGCGATGGGCGAATGCGGGGAACCGTGTAAAGAATAGATGACAAAATAGACCGCTCGTCCGTTACGGTGATCGTCGGTCAATGGATCTACCGTTCGTCGGCAACGCCGACCTCAACCACTCAGGAGTGCCCGATGACGACCCTCGACAAAGCCCGATGCGAACCCTGCCGCACCGACTCCCCCCGCGTCGACGCCGCCCAGTCGCCCGCCCTGCTACGTCAGCTCCCCGGCTGGCAGGTAGAGAATCGATACGGTATCGAACAACTGGAAAAGAGCTTCAGCTTCGAGAATTTTCGCCAGGCACTGGAATTTGCCAATGCCGTGGGCGAACTGGCCGAAGCCGAAGATCACCACCCGGCGCTGCTGACCGAGTGGGGCAAGGTCACCGTGACCTGGTGGACCCATTCGATCAAGGGGCTGCACCGCAATGATTTCATCATGGCGGCGCGCACCGAGCGGGCTTTCTTGGAGCGCTGAATCACGCTGTGAGCGCGTCGCTAGCGAAGGTCGCCGCGCAGCACCTGTACCTGTTCGCGCAAGCGCCCGGGCAGCAGCGCATCGGCCGCCGCCGGCTGCCCCGCGACCACCGTTACATGCGACCACAGCCGACGGAACACGCCCTTGTTGGGGTCGCGACTGAAAAAACTGCCCCACAGCCCTTGCAGCGCCATGGGGATCACCGGCACCGGGCTGGACTTGAGAATGGTGGTGACGCCACCCTTGAACTCATTGATTTCGCCGTCGGCCGTCAGCTTGCCCTCAGGGAAGATGCACACCAGTTCGCCCTGCGCCAGGTACGCCTGGATACGCGCAAACGCCTGCTCGTAAACCGCCAGGTCCTCACTGCGCCCGGCAATCGGGATTGCTCCGGCGGTGCGGAAGATGAAGTTGAGCACCGGCAGCCGGTAGATCTTGTAATACATCACGAAGCGAATCGGCCGCCGCACCGCACCACTGATCAGCAATGCATCGACGAACGACACATGGTTGCACACCAGCAGCGCCGCGCCCTCCTCCGGAATCAGTTCGAGGCCGCGGTGCTCTACCCGGTACATCGAATGCCCGAGCAGCCAGATCAAAAAGCGCATGGTGAATTCCGGCACGATGCGGAAGATGTACACGCTGACCAGCACGTTGAGCAACGACACCACAAGAAACAGCTGCGGGATCGACAGCTTGACCACGCTCAACAGCACGATCGAGACAATCGCCGACACCACCATGAACAGCGCGTTGAGAATGTTGTTGGCGGCAATCACCCGCGCCCGTTCATGCTCGGGGGTTCGCGACTGAATCAGTGCATACAGCGGCACGATATAGAAGCCACCGAACACCCCCAGGCCGAGGATATCGAACAACACCCACCAGGCCTGGCCGATCGCCAGGACCTGTGTCCAGCCCAAGGCCGTATCGCCAGGCGGGAAGCCGCCCGAGTGCCACCACAGCAGCAGTCCGAAGAAGGTCAGGCCGAAGGCGCCGAACGGCACCAGGCCGATCTCCACCTTGCGCCCGGACAGCCGCTCGCAAAGCATCGAGCCCAGGGCGATGCCGACCGAAAATACCGTGAGGATCAAGGTCACCACGGTTTCGTCGCCATCCATCCACTGCTTGGCATACTCAGGAATCTGGGTCAGGTAGATGGCCCCGACGAACCAGAACCACGAGTTGCCGACGATCGAGCGCGACACCGCCTTGGTCTGCCCCAGCCCCATGCGCAAGGTAGCGGCGGTCTGGGTGAAAATGTTCCACTTGATCTGCATGCCGGGCGTTGACGCCGCCGTGCGCGGAATCCCGCGGCTGGCCAGGTACCCCAGCGCGGCGATGGCGACGATGGCCACGCCGACGATAGGCTCGTAGTGGGAATTGGACATGATCACGCCGGCACTGATGGTGCCGGCCAGAATCGCCAGGAAGGTGCCCATTTCCACCAGGCCGTTGCCGCCGACCAGCTCTTCGGGTCGTAACGCCTGCGGCAGGATCGAATACTTGACCGGCCCGAACAGCGCCGAGTGGGTGCCCATGGCGAACAGCGCCAGAAGCATCATCCACAGATGGTTGAACATGAACCCCGTGGCGCCCACCGCCATGATCACGATTTCGGCGAGCTTGATCACCCGAATCAACTGGTCCTTGGGGTATTTCTCGCCCACCTGGCCGGCCAGCGCCGAAAACAGAAAGAACGGCAGGATGAACAGCATCGCGCACAGATTGACCCAAATGGAGCGGTCTCCGTCGATGTTGAGCTTGTAGAGAATGGCGAGGATCAGCGATTGCTTGAAGACGTTATCGTTGAACGCGCCCAGCGATTGCGTCACGAAAAACGGCAGAAAACGCCGCTTGCCCAACAGACTGAATTGCGACTGGCTCATCGTCCCTGTACCTATGTGGCGCCGAAGGTCGGCCGAATAAGGCCAAATGCGACTTAGCCTTATCGATTGGATTGCCGATGTCCACAAAAAGCCACAACAAACGCCGCATCACCGCATCGCAATCATTGCGCGAGCGCAGCGGCTGCCGGCTTGCGCCACAGACCGATCAAGGCCAGCAGGCACAGGCAGATCAGGCCGATGGCATAACCGTCGCTGGTAGCGATCAGGCCGAAATGCTGCACGGCAAAGCCCGCGCACAGGGCCGGCAGGCAGAACGCCAGGTAGCTCAAGACATAAAAGGTCGCCATCAGCCCTGCCCGTTCATGGGCCAGGGCCAAGGGCATGACACTGCGCACCGAGCCCAGAAAACCGCTGCCGAAACCGGCGCCCGCTACCACCGTGCCAATAAAGAACAGCAACACCCCGCCACTGTGCATGGCCAGCAGGATCAGCGCCGCACCTGCGGCCAGAAAACTCGCACCCAACACCAGGCTGCGTTGCGCCGAACCATGGCGCATCACCGCGATGGCCAGCGCACCGCTGAGCGTCATGGTGGCCACCAGAGCGCCGCCGAGCAGATTGGAGGTCGAGCCGGTGACAGCGCGCACCAATGACGGCGCCAGGGACAGAAAGAACCCGCCCAGCGACCAGGTGGCGACATCCACCGGCAGCATCCGCAGCAAGGCCTGGCGCGCCTGCGGCGGCACACTCAGCGCCGGACGCAACGAAGCCAGCGCGCCAGGTTGCGGGCTGACGCTTTCGCGCAGGCGCCAGAGCAGCAGCACCTGCACCACGAAGCAGCCGAGCATGGCAATGTAGGACAACTGCAACGGCCACGGCGCATATTGCAGCAGCACGCTGGTGCCGAAGGCACCCACCGCCATGCCGATCAAGGGCGACAGGCTGTTGATCAAGGGCCCCTTGTCGCGGTGATAATCGATCAAGGCCGCACCCAGCACGCTGGTGGCCATGCCGGTAGCGAACCCTTGCAGCAGGCGCGCCGCGATCAACCAGGCAACGCTATCGGCGTAGATGAACAGCAGCATCGCCGGAATTTCCAGGAGCAACGCCAGCAACAACACGGGCCGCCGGCCGAGGTAGTCGGACAGCGACCCTACGGTAAGCAATGCCAGCAGCAGGCTGAAGGCGTATACCGCGAATATCAACGTCAAGGTCGCGGAGGAAAATCCCCAGGCTTCCTGATACAAATGGTACAGCGGCGTCGGCGCGCTGGACGCCGCCAGAAAGCTCACCAGAATGAACGACAGATAGACCAGCGCCGTACGATCGGCAAACCCGCGGGGCGCTGTCGTCGAAGATGAAGCAGTGGAATCAGCGGACATGTGCAGGCCCTCCCGTTAAAGCTACATTTTTGCGTTAAAGGAGTCTGTACCCCTCCCGAGCTTAAAGCAAACGCTTTGTGTTAAGGTCACGCCATGGCTATTAAAGAAGGTATTCGCACGGGGGGCCGCAGTGCCCGTGTACAGGAATCGATCCACGCGGCCGTGCGCGCACTGCTCGTCGAGCAGGATCGCGCATCCATCACCGTGCCGCAAATCGCCGCACGCGCGGGGGTCACGCCGTCGACCATCTATCGGCGCTGGGGCGACCTCACCGCCTTGCTGGCCGACGTCGCGGTGTCGCGCCTGCAACCGGACAGCGGCCCGCTCGACACCGGCTCGCTGCGCGGTGATCTGCTGGCCTGGGCCGAACAGTATCTTGACGAGATGAACTCCGAACCCGGCCGCAACATGGCCCGCGACATCGTCAGCAGTTGCAGCTCGGGCTATTGCACGACCATCTTGCGCGGCCAGCTGCAGGCGATCATCGACCGCGCCCGGGCCCGTGACGAGGTCGCCCCCGATGCGGATCGGCTGCTCGACCTGATCGTCGCGCCGATCCTCTTTCGCCTGCTGTTCGCCGAAGCGCCCGCCACCACGGAACATGTCCAAAGCCTGGTCGACAGCAGCCTTTCGACCTTGGTCGGCGCTGACTAAAAGCGGGCTGCATGGCAGACTGCGAGCGCGCAAATGACACGGATCCCTATGGTGAGGGGGCTCGCTCCCGAGGGGCCGGCTCTGCCATTGAGGGGCGTGTCAGGCTGGACCTCTCGGGAGCAAGCCCCCTTACATAGGGTAGCGCTCCTGCATTTCGTCATGATCTGGAGCCGATCGATGTCACTGTCCAGCGGGCTGATTGCTGCGGCCGCCCTGGTCTATATGGCCGTCATGCTTGCCATTGCCTCTTACGGTGACCGTCGCCGTGCACCGCTGCGCCCGCGTGTGCGGGCCTGGGTGTACAGCCTGTCGTTGGCCGTGTATTGCTCGAGCTGGACATTTTTCGGCGCCGTCGGCCAGGCCGCCGAGCAGCTCTGGTCATTCCTGCCGATCTACCTGGGCCCCTTGTTGCTGATGTTGCTGGCACCCTGGGTGCTGCAAAAAATGGTGCTGATCAGCAAACAGGAAAACATCACCTCCATTGCCGATTTCATCGCTGCGCGCTATGGCAAGTCCAACGCCCTGGCGGTGGCCGTGGCGCTGATCTGCCTGGTGGGTGTGCTGCCCTATATCGCCCTGCAACTCAAAGGCATCGTCCTGGGGATCAACCTGCTGATCGGCGAAGGCCCCGACGCTGCCGGCATCCACGTGCAAGACACCGCCATGGTGGTGTCGCTGGTGCTGGCGCTGTTTACCATCGCCTTCGGCACGCGTTCGCTGGACGTCACCGAACACCACCGCGGCATGATGCTGGCCGTCGCGTTCGAAGCCATCATCAAGCTGATAGCCTTCATCGCTGTGGGGGTCTTCGTCACCTACGGCCTGTACGATGGCTTTGGCGATCTTGTCACTCAGTCCATGCTGACCCCACGCCTGGCGACCTACTGGCAAGAGACGATCAATTGGCCCTCGATGGTGGTGCAGAGCGGCGTCGCCATGATGGCGATCATCTGTCTGCCGCGGCAGTTTCACGTCACCGTGGTCGAGAACATAGAGCCGCAGGATCTGCGCCTGGCGCGCTGGGTATTCCCCGCGTACCTGGTGCTGGCCGGGCTGTTCGTGGTGCCCATCGCCCTGGCCGGGCAGATGCTGCTGCCCGCTTCGGTGATCCCTGACTCCTTCGTCATCAGCCTGCCCCTCGCTCTGGCGCACCCGGCGCTGGCGATGCTGGCCTTCATTGGCGGTGCGTCGGCGGCCGCCGGCATGGTCATCGTCGCCAGCGTGGCGCTGTCGACCATGGTCTCCAACGATATCCTGCTGCCGTGGCTGCTGCGCCGCCAGAATGCCGAGCGACCGTTCGAGCTGTTCCGGCACTGGATGCTGACCGTCAGGCGCGTCAGCATCGTGGTGATCATGCTGCTGGCGTATGTGAGTTACCGCTTGCTGGGCTCCACCACGAGCCTGGCGACCATCGGCCAGATCGCCTTCGCCGCCATCACCCAACTGGCACCGGCGATGATCGGCGCGCTGTACTGGAAACAAGCCAACCGCCGCGGCGTGGTGGCCGGACTCGCGGCCGGGGTGCTGCTGTGGTTCTACGCGCTGGTGCTGCCGCTGGTGGCCCACGGCCTGCAATTGCCGCTCTCGGCGTTTCCGGGCTTGAGCTGGCTGCACAGCAACCCGTGGAACCTGCCGCTTTCGCCCCTGACCCAAGGGGTGATGCTGTCGCTGGCGGGCAACTTCATTCTGTTCGTGTGGGTCTCGGTGCTGACCCGCACGCGGGTTTCCGAACACTGGCAGGCCGGGCGCTTCGTCGGCCAGCAACTCGCCTCGCGGCCCAACAGCCGTACCCTGCTGGCCGTACAGATCAAAGACTTGCTGCAACTCGCCGGGCGCTTTGTCGGCGAGGACCGCGCCAGGCAGAGTTTCATGCGCTTTGCCGGGCGCCAGAACAAACCCTTCAACCCCGCTCAGAATGCCGACCGCGACTGGATCGCCCACACCGAGCGCCTGCTGGCCGGCACGCTGGGGACCTCGTCGACGCGGGCGGTGGTCAAGGCTGCTATCGAAGGCCGCGAGATGCAACTCGAGGACGTGGTGCGCATCGCCGACGAAGCCTCCGAGGTGCTGCAGTTCAACCGCGCGCTGCTACAAGGTGCGATTGAAAACATCAACCAGGGCATCAGCGTGGTCGACCAGTCACTGCGTCTGGTGGCCTGGAATCGGCGCTATCTGGAATTGTTCAACTACCCGGACGGCCTGATTGCCGTCGGCCGGCCGATCGCCGACATCATTCGTTTCAATGCCGAACGCGGTTTCTGCGGCCCCGGCGAGCCGGAGGTCCATGTCGCGCGGCGCCTGCACTGGATGCGCCAAGGCCGCGCGCACACCTCCGAACGGCCGTTCCCCAATGGCCAGGTGATCGAGCTGATCGGCAACCCGATGCCGGGCGGCGGCTTCGTCATGAGTTTCACCGACATCACCGCGTTCCGCGAAGCCGAACGCGCGCTCAAGCATGCCAATGAAGGCCTGGAGCAACGGGTGGCCGAACGCACCTTCGAGCTGTCCCAACTGAACGTTGCGCTGACCGAGGCCAAGGGGACTGCGGAGGCCGCCAACCAATCGAAAACCCGATTCCTTGCTGCCGTCGGCCATGATCTGATGCAGCCGCTGAACGCCGCGCGCTTGTTTTCCTCCGCCCTCTCCCACCAGGGCGAAGAACTGTCCGCGCAGGCCCAGCAATTGGTGCAGCACATGGACAGCTCGCTGCGCTCGGCCGAAGATTTGATCAGCGATCTGCTGGATATCTCGCGCCTCGAAAACGGCAAGATCACCCCCGAGCGCAAGCCGTTCGTGGTCAACGAGCTGTTCGCCACCCTGGGCGTCGAGTTCCAGGCCCTGGCCCGCGAGCAGGGCCTGACGTTCAAGGTGCACGGCAGTCGCTTGCGCATCGACAGCGACCAGAAGCTGCTGCGGCGCATCCTGCAGAACTTCCTCACCAACGCCTATCGCTACGGCACAGGCACCGTGGTGCTGGGCGTGCGCCGCAAGGCCGGGCACTTGAGCCTTGAGGTGTGGGATCGCGGCCCGGGCATCGCAGCGGACAAGCTGCAAGTCATCTTTGAAGAGTTCAAGCGCCTGGACAGCCACCAGACCCGTGCCGAAAAAGGTCTGGGACTGGGACTGGCGATCGCCGATGGCCTGTGCCGTGTGCTCAACCATGAACTGCAAGTGCGTTCAAGGCCGGGCCGCGGCAGCGTGTTCAGCGTGCACGTGCCCTTGGCGGTGGACGCGCCCAGCGTGCCTGTCGCCCCCACCCGAACGGGAGACGCCCTGGGTGGCGCGCGGGTCCTGTGCGTCGACAACGAAGACAGCATCCTGATCGGCATGCAGAGCCTGCTCAGCCGTTGGGGGTGCCAGGTCTGGACGGCACGCAACCGCGACGAATGCCAGATCCTGTTCGCCGACGGCCTGCGTCCGCAGCTGGCACTGGTGGACTTTCACCTCGACGCCGGTGACACCGGTACCGAGCTGATGGCCTGGCTGCGCACCTGCCTGAACGAGCCGGTACCCGGCGTGGTGATCAGTGCCGACGGACGCCCGGAGACGCTCGCTCTGGTCAACGCCGCCGGGCTCGACTATCTGGCCAAACCGGTCAAGCCGGCGGCGTTACGGGCTTTACTCAACCGGTACTTGAGCCACGCCTGACGGGTGCTGGGGTACGTCATCGGCGGCGGGTGCGTGCGCATCTTCCATGGCGCGCTCGAGCAGGTCGGCCGGCAGGCTCTTGCTGGCCCGCGCGCCGAGCAACTTCAATTGTTCGCTGCGGCTGACCAGGTTGCCGCGGCCCTGGGTAAGCTTGTTGCGCGCCGAGCTGTAGGCCTTGTCCAATTGCTGCAGGCGATTGCCGACCTCGTCCAGGTCCTGAATGAACAGCACGAACTTGTCGTACAGCCAACCGGCGCGCTCGGCGATCTCGCGGGCGTTCTGGCTTTGTCGCTCCTGCTTCCACAAGCTGTCGATCACCCTTAAGGTCGCCAGCAAGGTGGTCGGGCTGACAATCACGATCTGCCGGTCGAAGGCCTCCTGGAACAACCCCGGCTCGGCCTGCAGTGCTGCCGAAAAAGCGGCTTCGATCGGTACGAACAACAGCACAAAATCCAGGCTGTGCAAGCCTTCGAGGCGGTTGTAGTCCTTGCCTGAAAGGCCTTTGACGTGATTGCGCAACGACAGCACGTGCTGCTTGAGCGCCGCCTGGGACACCGCCGGGTCGTCGCTCGAAACATACTGCTGGTAGGCCGTGAGGCTCACTTTCGAGTCGACCACCACCTGCTTGTCGCCAGGCAGCATGATCAGCACATCCGGCTGGAAGCGCTCGCCATCGGGGCCTTTGAGGCTGACCTGCGTCTGGTATTCGCGGCCTTTTTCCAGCCCGGCATGTTCGAGCACCCGCTCGAGGATCAACTCGCCCCAGTTGCCTTGGGTCTTCTGGCCCTTGAGCGCCTGGGTAAGGTTCTTTGCCTCGTCGCCCAGGCGCAGGTTGAGCTGCTGCAGGCGCTCCAGCTCCTTGGCCAGCGAGAAACGCTCGCGGGCTTCCTGCTGATAGCTTTCTTCGACGCGCTTTTCGAACGACTGGATGCGCTCCTTGAGCGGGTCGAGCAGTTGCCCCAGGCGCTGCTGGCTGGTCTCGGCGAAACGCTGCTCGCGCTCATCGAAAATCTTGCCTGCCAGCTCGGCGAATTGTGCGCGCAGTTCATCCCGCGAACCCTGCAGATCGGCAAGACGCTGCTGATGGCTTTCCTGCTGCTCGCGCAGTTCGGCGGTGAGCCCGGCACACTGGGCATCCAGACGCCGCACTTCGGCCTCCCGTGCGCTGCGCTCCAGTGACCAGCCATGGGCCGCGTCGCGCGCGTTGTCACGGTCGATCTGCAACAGTTCGAGCTCGCGGGCCTGGGCTGCCAACGAGGATTGCTTGAGGGCATTGGCCTGGCTCAAGTCGCTGATTTCGTCACGGCTGCTTTCCAGTTGCGCCGCCAGGCCATCCTGGGCCATTTGCGCCGTGGCCAGACGCTCGTCAAGCAACGCCAGTTCACTTTGCGCCGCCATGACCCGCCGCTGCAGAGTCCACGCCAACGCCACACAGGGCACCACCGCTGCCAGCAGCCCCCACACCATACTGGTGATATCCACCGCCATAACCGCACCATCCACACATTGAAGGCGTCAGTCTGAGGCCGATGGCCCCCCCAGGCAAACCTGGCAGTCAGGTGGGCAGGCAGCGCCACAGGATGGCGCACGGTCAGTAAGGCTGAAAAAAGGCTCTATCGATAGATTTTTTCTTTCGATACAGTTTTTTTTGCCATCCGAGAGGAGGTGTTTCAAGCGGCAGAAAATTGCCAGTCTGGCGTTGTGCACAACGGGAAAAGTCACTGCCTAGAATGATGCTACGGCGGCACCCGCGGTCTAGAGCAACCGCACGGGACAATCCACAGAAGCTGTGGATAACTCAGTGGACAACCCGCCCTCACGCCCCGCAAAGGCTTATGGAACGGGGCCTGCGGTCAAACTGTCGATTTTTTCACCAATTAAAAAAAGCGTTTTTTTTCATTGACTTAAATTTGCAAAAACGGTTAGCCCGGTGCGGAGCCGTTCTCGTTACCGCCAGGTGACACTTTAGACCGCAATGTGTACAACCGCCCTAAAGCAAGGCAACGGCACGCACCAATATCGTTCTGCGGGGTACTACTGTTGAAACATCCAGTCTATTACCGGGGGTATGCAAGGTTTCTCAAACGAGGCACACTGGTTGGCTGCTCGTCTGGTAGTTTTTGCTTGATTTCAAAAACGACTTGCGATAGGCCCACTCGATCAGGTAGGCTTCTCCACAGTTAGTACCAAGCTGAAAGTCAATTTTGGCCGTCGCTGTCCTCCAGCCCCTTCTTCCGCCGCCTGCCAGCGCATTGTCGTTGCAGTCTCGCGAATCTCCGCGCTGAACCCAGGACCACCTCCGGCCTACACGATGGTTTCCAGGTAACCCCTGCCTCCGGCTTCACATGGATGAAGCACATCACGGAGCAGCCGCGTTATCCGGCAATACCAAGCCGCAGATTGATCAGGATATCCACCCAGGGCAATGGACCTTTTCCCTGACGTGTCGCCTGTCACCCCACGTACCGACCTGTCGCTTCGACTGCCATCACTTACCCCGGCGTCGCCCGACAGATTTGTTCCAGCCAGGTTCTTCGCACGGCCATTTCTGGTCGGC
Proteins encoded:
- a CDS encoding NahK/ErcS family hybrid sensor histidine kinase/response regulator, giving the protein MSLSSGLIAAAALVYMAVMLAIASYGDRRRAPLRPRVRAWVYSLSLAVYCSSWTFFGAVGQAAEQLWSFLPIYLGPLLLMLLAPWVLQKMVLISKQENITSIADFIAARYGKSNALAVAVALICLVGVLPYIALQLKGIVLGINLLIGEGPDAAGIHVQDTAMVVSLVLALFTIAFGTRSLDVTEHHRGMMLAVAFEAIIKLIAFIAVGVFVTYGLYDGFGDLVTQSMLTPRLATYWQETINWPSMVVQSGVAMMAIICLPRQFHVTVVENIEPQDLRLARWVFPAYLVLAGLFVVPIALAGQMLLPASVIPDSFVISLPLALAHPALAMLAFIGGASAAAGMVIVASVALSTMVSNDILLPWLLRRQNAERPFELFRHWMLTVRRVSIVVIMLLAYVSYRLLGSTTSLATIGQIAFAAITQLAPAMIGALYWKQANRRGVVAGLAAGVLLWFYALVLPLVAHGLQLPLSAFPGLSWLHSNPWNLPLSPLTQGVMLSLAGNFILFVWVSVLTRTRVSEHWQAGRFVGQQLASRPNSRTLLAVQIKDLLQLAGRFVGEDRARQSFMRFAGRQNKPFNPAQNADRDWIAHTERLLAGTLGTSSTRAVVKAAIEGREMQLEDVVRIADEASEVLQFNRALLQGAIENINQGISVVDQSLRLVAWNRRYLELFNYPDGLIAVGRPIADIIRFNAERGFCGPGEPEVHVARRLHWMRQGRAHTSERPFPNGQVIELIGNPMPGGGFVMSFTDITAFREAERALKHANEGLEQRVAERTFELSQLNVALTEAKGTAEAANQSKTRFLAAVGHDLMQPLNAARLFSSALSHQGEELSAQAQQLVQHMDSSLRSAEDLISDLLDISRLENGKITPERKPFVVNELFATLGVEFQALAREQGLTFKVHGSRLRIDSDQKLLRRILQNFLTNAYRYGTGTVVLGVRRKAGHLSLEVWDRGPGIAADKLQVIFEEFKRLDSHQTRAEKGLGLGLAIADGLCRVLNHELQVRSRPGRGSVFSVHVPLAVDAPSVPVAPTRTGDALGGARVLCVDNEDSILIGMQSLLSRWGCQVWTARNRDECQILFADGLRPQLALVDFHLDAGDTGTELMAWLRTCLNEPVPGVVISADGRPETLALVNAAGLDYLAKPVKPAALRALLNRYLSHA
- a CDS encoding MFS transporter, translated to MSQSQFSLLGKRRFLPFFVTQSLGAFNDNVFKQSLILAILYKLNIDGDRSIWVNLCAMLFILPFFLFSALAGQVGEKYPKDQLIRVIKLAEIVIMAVGATGFMFNHLWMMLLALFAMGTHSALFGPVKYSILPQALRPEELVGGNGLVEMGTFLAILAGTISAGVIMSNSHYEPIVGVAIVAIAALGYLASRGIPRTAASTPGMQIKWNIFTQTAATLRMGLGQTKAVSRSIVGNSWFWFVGAIYLTQIPEYAKQWMDGDETVVTLILTVFSVGIALGSMLCERLSGRKVEIGLVPFGAFGLTFFGLLLWWHSGGFPPGDTALGWTQVLAIGQAWWVLFDILGLGVFGGFYIVPLYALIQSRTPEHERARVIAANNILNALFMVVSAIVSIVLLSVVKLSIPQLFLVVSLLNVLVSVYIFRIVPEFTMRFLIWLLGHSMYRVEHRGLELIPEEGAALLVCNHVSFVDALLISGAVRRPIRFVMYYKIYRLPVLNFIFRTAGAIPIAGRSEDLAVYEQAFARIQAYLAQGELVCIFPEGKLTADGEINEFKGGVTTILKSSPVPVIPMALQGLWGSFFSRDPNKGVFRRLWSHVTVVAGQPAAADALLPGRLREQVQVLRGDLR
- a CDS encoding TetR/AcrR family transcriptional regulator, which translates into the protein MAIKEGIRTGGRSARVQESIHAAVRALLVEQDRASITVPQIAARAGVTPSTIYRRWGDLTALLADVAVSRLQPDSGPLDTGSLRGDLLAWAEQYLDEMNSEPGRNMARDIVSSCSSGYCTTILRGQLQAIIDRARARDEVAPDADRLLDLIVAPILFRLLFAEAPATTEHVQSLVDSSLSTLVGAD
- a CDS encoding MFS transporter; protein product: MSADSTASSSTTAPRGFADRTALVYLSFILVSFLAASSAPTPLYHLYQEAWGFSSATLTLIFAVYAFSLLLALLTVGSLSDYLGRRPVLLLALLLEIPAMLLFIYADSVAWLIAARLLQGFATGMATSVLGAALIDYHRDKGPLINSLSPLIGMAVGAFGTSVLLQYAPWPLQLSYIAMLGCFVVQVLLLWRLRESVSPQPGALASLRPALSVPPQARQALLRMLPVDVATWSLGGFFLSLAPSLVRAVTGSTSNLLGGALVATMTLSGALAIAVMRHGSAQRSLVLGASFLAAGAALILLAMHSGGVLLFFIGTVVAGAGFGSGFLGSVRSVMPLALAHERAGLMATFYVLSYLAFCLPALCAGFAVQHFGLIATSDGYAIGLICLCLLALIGLWRKPAAAALAQ
- the rmuC gene encoding DNA recombination protein RmuC — its product is MLDERLATAQMAQDGLAAQLESSRDEISDLSQANALKQSSLAAQARELELLQIDRDNARDAAHGWSLERSAREAEVRRLDAQCAGLTAELREQQESHQQRLADLQGSRDELRAQFAELAGKIFDEREQRFAETSQQRLGQLLDPLKERIQSFEKRVEESYQQEARERFSLAKELERLQQLNLRLGDEAKNLTQALKGQKTQGNWGELILERVLEHAGLEKGREYQTQVSLKGPDGERFQPDVLIMLPGDKQVVVDSKVSLTAYQQYVSSDDPAVSQAALKQHVLSLRNHVKGLSGKDYNRLEGLHSLDFVLLFVPIEAAFSAALQAEPGLFQEAFDRQIVIVSPTTLLATLRVIDSLWKQERQSQNAREIAERAGWLYDKFVLFIQDLDEVGNRLQQLDKAYSSARNKLTQGRGNLVSRSEQLKLLGARASKSLPADLLERAMEDAHAPAADDVPQHPSGVAQVPVE
- a CDS encoding 4a-hydroxytetrahydrobiopterin dehydratase, which gives rise to MTTLDKARCEPCRTDSPRVDAAQSPALLRQLPGWQVENRYGIEQLEKSFSFENFRQALEFANAVGELAEAEDHHPALLTEWGKVTVTWWTHSIKGLHRNDFIMAARTERAFLER